The genomic window TTTTTCTGGCTCCCATCGCCCGCCCATCCCTCGCCGCCCGCCTGGCTTGCAAAATCTGAGTTTCCATTTATATGTATTGGAGCATGGGCTGAAGCATTTATAAATAAAAATAGCCCAAATAGAAGAATGAGCCAGATAGCATATTTTAATTTCATTTTCTCCTCAAAAAATAAAGCAGGCGCTTATTTAAATTTTTTCTACTTAAAAAATTTTGTAAGCCATAAAATTAATCCAGATATGAAAAAAACAATCCATAATAGGTAGAGATAAAATATTCTTCTTATCCACTTTGCTTTTTTTTCAGGAGTATCAAAAAATTTTCCTAATATTTCATCTTCTTCAATCTTCATATTTACCAAGCAGATATTTTATCCTTTTCCTCCTAAAGAAATCCTCTCTTTCAATTTCCTCAAGTTGCCTTTCTATATAAGAAATAGTATTTAAAAGGCGGGGTATGAATATATATTCAAGAGCATTTACTCTTCTTTTTGTTTTCTCTATCTCTCTTCCAAGCAACTGTATGCTTGCTTCTATTTGAGCTATCTCAACTATTTTATTCAGTAACTCTTCCGCTTTTTTAACAGATTCATCAAACTCGCTTGATGTTGAAAATAAACTGTAAGAAATTTCCTCCTTTTCATCCATACTGAATTCTGGAATGCTAACCCCCATAATATTTTTATTGCTTAAATTCAATTTTCTTTCCCTATAAATTGTTTCAGCAAGCCTTTTTACCTTTACCCCGCCTAATACCATTTCCGCTTTTATTATTGCTTTTAAAGCATCATCTATCAATTTTTCAAGCTCCTTTCTTTTTTCCTTCCTCTTTTTTATAAGATCAAGAAAAGAGGTTACAAGAGCATCTCTTTTTTCTGATAAAAGCTTATGCCCTTTAACAGCTAACTCCTTCCTCTTTCTGACCTGCAAAAGCTCCATCCTTGTTGGCTTAACATCTTCTATAACTTCCTTTGTCATGCTCTATAATATTTCTCTATGTACCTTTCATCTATTTTCTTAAGTTCGCTTTTTGGCAATATTGAAATAAGTTTCCATCCCAAACTGAGGGTTTCTTCAAATGTTCTATCCTCGTCTCTCTCCTGCCTGACAAATTTATCTTCAAATTCATCCGCAAATTCAAGATATTTTTTATCTCTATCAGTAAGAGCTTCCTCCCCAACAACCGCAACAAGGTCGCGTAAATCGCATCCTTCAGCATAAGCAGCATATAACTGATTTGATAGAGCATGATGGTCTTCTCTTGTTTTTCCCTTTCCTATTCCCTCCGCCATCAGGCGAGATAAAGAAGGTAATACCGCAACTGGAGGATATATACCTTTATTATGCAATTCTCTCGACAAAACAATTTGCCCCTCAGTTATATAGCCTGTTAAATCTGGAATTGGGTGGGTTATATCATCATCGGGCATTGTTAGAATCGGTATCTGAGTTATCGAGCCCTTCTTCCCAATTATTCTCCCCGCTCTTTCATAATTTTGTGCCAAATCAGTATACATGTATCCAGGATATCCCCTCCTTCCAGGAACTTCCTCACGAGCAGCAGATATCTCACGCAACGCCTCCGCATAATTTGTCATGTCAGTTAGTATAACAAGTACATGCATTCCCTTGCTGAAAGCGAGATATTCAGCAGTTGTGAGAGCGACCTTTGGGGCAATAAGCCGTTCAATTGATGGGTCATTTGCAAGATTTAGGAAAAGAATGCTCCTTTCTATAGCCCCAGTTTCCTCAAAATCTTTCATAAAAAAGTCCGCTTCTTCCGCAGTTATACCCATCGCACAGAAAATCACAGCAAAATTCTCCTGCCCTATTTTTGCCTGCCTTGCTATCTGGGCGGCAAGCTCATTATGGGGCAAGCCAGCGCCGCTGAAAATTGGCAATTTTTGCCCCCTTACAAGAGTATTCATTCCATCAATTG from Thermoplasmatales archaeon includes these protein-coding regions:
- a CDS encoding V-type ATP synthase subunit B — its product is MEATKYSTVKEIKGPLLIVEGIGEVGYGEIVKIKGEGERIGQVLEAAEGKAVVQVFEGTRGLDVKNTSVIFTGKPMEIGVTVDMLGRIFNGMCSPIDGSPPPIPDEIRNVNGYPINPSSREYPRDPIQTGISTIDGMNTLVRGQKLPIFSGAGLPHNELAAQIARQAKIGQENFAVIFCAMGITAEEADFFMKDFEETGAIERSILFLNLANDPSIERLIAPKVALTTAEYLAFSKGMHVLVILTDMTNYAEALREISAAREEVPGRRGYPGYMYTDLAQNYERAGRIIGKKGSITQIPILTMPDDDITHPIPDLTGYITEGQIVLSRELHNKGIYPPVAVLPSLSRLMAEGIGKGKTREDHHALSNQLYAAYAEGCDLRDLVAVVGEEALTDRDKKYLEFADEFEDKFVRQERDEDRTFEETLSLGWKLISILPKSELKKIDERYIEKYYRA
- a CDS encoding V-type ATP synthase subunit D, giving the protein MTKEVIEDVKPTRMELLQVRKRKELAVKGHKLLSEKRDALVTSFLDLIKKRKEKRKELEKLIDDALKAIIKAEMVLGGVKVKRLAETIYRERKLNLSNKNIMGVSIPEFSMDEKEEISYSLFSTSSEFDESVKKAEELLNKIVEIAQIEASIQLLGREIEKTKRRVNALEYIFIPRLLNTISYIERQLEEIEREDFFRRKRIKYLLGKYED